ACCACGTCGTCGCGCGGGTGCGCGGCGCGTGCGCGGATGCGTTCGATCAGCCCGAATTCGGCCATGCCGGCGGGCGCGCGCTCAGCCGCGCGCGGACTGCACTTCGGCCGCGCGCCAGTCGACGGCGGCGTGGTCGAGCACGCCGTTGACGTAGGTGTGCCCGTGCTCGGAGCCGAAGCGCTTGACCGTCTTCAACGCCTCGTCGATGACCACCCGGTAGGGCACGTCGATGCGGTGGCGCAGCTCGTAGGCGGCGATGCGCAGCATGGCGCGCTCGATGGGATCGACCTCGCCGATGGGACGGTCGAGGAAGGGCGCGAGCGCGGCGTCGATGTCGCGGCGGTGGGTTTCCACCCCGCGCACCAGGTCCTCGAAGTATTCGAGATCGGCGACTTCGTGCGCCTGCTCGTGCGCGAACTGCGCAATCGCGTTGCGCGCGTCGACGCCCGAAAGCTGCATCGCGTACACCGCCTGCAGCGCTCGCCGGCGCGAGCGCGAGCGCGCGACGGTGTCGATGCCGCCGCTGCGGCCTCCGCCGGTCCTGTTCGGCCTCATGGCAGCTTCACCAGCAGGTTGGACATCTCGATCGCGACCAGGGCGCATTCCTCGCCCTTGTTGCCATGGCTGCCACCGGCGCGGTTCTCCGCGTCGGCCATGTCGTCGACCGCGAGCACGCCGTTGGCGACCGGCACGCCGCGCTCGAGCTGCACCCGCGCCAGGCCCTCGGCGCAGCTGTCGGCCACGTGCTCGAAATGGCGGGTGTCACCCCGCACCACGCAGCCCAGGGCGACGATCGCCGAATGCGCGCCGGCACCGGCCAGGCGCGCGGCGACCATGGGGATCTCCCAGGCACCGGGCACGCGGACGACGTCCACCGCCTGGGGCGGCACGCCGTTGCGCTCGAACGTCGCGCGCGCGGCGCCCACCAGCGCATCGACGATGCGCGGATTCCAGCGGCTGGCGATGATCGCGAAGCGCGCGCCTTCGGGCGCGTGCAGGTCGCCTTCGTGATGGGTCATGGCGTGTTCCTTGGGGAGGAGCGCATTCTAGCCGGTCCGTCCACGGCGCATTCCCGGGGCAGGGGCCGGCCGGGAGACCCGTGGCCGGGCAGCGGCGGCCCGGAGCGCGCGGTTTCAGCAGGCGTCCGGCTCGAGGTACTCGACGACCTCGAGGCCGAAGCCGGCCAGGCCGACCTGCTTGCGCGGGGTCCCCAGCACGCGCAGCTTGCCCAGGCCGAGGTCGGCGAGGATCTGGCTGCCGGCGCCGTTGCGGCGCCATTCGGCCAGCGCCCCGCCCCGCCCGGTGGCCGCGGTCGTGGCCTCGTCGGACGAGACGGCTCCGGCATCGCCGGCACGCAGGCGCTGCAACAGCGCGTCAGGCGTCTGCCCGCCGTCGAGCAGGACCAGTGCACCGCGCCCTTCGGCGTCGATCGCCGCCAGCACGTCACCCACCGCCGGGCCGAAGTCCGGGCGCCGCCAGCGCAGCACGTCGGCCAGCGCGTTGCGCACCTGTACGCGCACCAGGGTGGGCGTGTCGGCGTCGGGCGTGCCGCGCACCAGGGCGAAGTGCAGCGCGTGGCCCAGGCGGTCGTGGTAGGTGTGCAGCCGGAAGGCGCCGTGCTCGGTCTCGACGTCGCGGCTGTCGACGCACTCGACCGTGTGCTCGGTCTCCAGGCGGTGGCGGATCAGGGCCTCGATCGAGCCCATCTTGAGCCCATGCTCGCGCGCGAACACTTCCAGCTCCGGGCGGCGCGCCATGGTGCCGTCGGGGTTGAGGATCTCCACCA
The sequence above is a segment of the Luteimonas sp. MC1750 genome. Coding sequences within it:
- the nusB gene encoding transcription antitermination factor NusB; the encoded protein is MRPNRTGGGRSGGIDTVARSRSRRRALQAVYAMQLSGVDARNAIAQFAHEQAHEVADLEYFEDLVRGVETHRRDIDAALAPFLDRPIGEVDPIERAMLRIAAYELRHRIDVPYRVVIDEALKTVKRFGSEHGHTYVNGVLDHAAVDWRAAEVQSARG
- the ribB gene encoding 3,4-dihydroxy-2-butanone-4-phosphate synthase is translated as MPFAPIPELLEELRAGRMVVIVDDEDRENEGDLIMAAELVRPADINFMVTHARGLVCLSLTRERCAQLGLPPMVQSNTSSHHTNFTVSIEAAEGVTTGISAYDRAHTIRTAVRPNAAPSDLAQPGHIFPLTAQPGGVLARAGHTEAAADLALLAGLEPAGVLVEILNPDGTMARRPELEVFAREHGLKMGSIEALIRHRLETEHTVECVDSRDVETEHGAFRLHTYHDRLGHALHFALVRGTPDADTPTLVRVQVRNALADVLRWRRPDFGPAVGDVLAAIDAEGRGALVLLDGGQTPDALLQRLRAGDAGAVSSDEATTAATGRGGALAEWRRNGAGSQILADLGLGKLRVLGTPRKQVGLAGFGLEVVEYLEPDAC
- the ribH gene encoding 6,7-dimethyl-8-ribityllumazine synthase; its protein translation is MTHHEGDLHAPEGARFAIIASRWNPRIVDALVGAARATFERNGVPPQAVDVVRVPGAWEIPMVAARLAGAGAHSAIVALGCVVRGDTRHFEHVADSCAEGLARVQLERGVPVANGVLAVDDMADAENRAGGSHGNKGEECALVAIEMSNLLVKLP